The following are encoded in a window of Pseudalgibacter alginicilyticus genomic DNA:
- a CDS encoding alpha/beta fold hydrolase, translated as MNLEYKGINIFYTDNGKGNPVVFLHGFLETSKIWNPFISEISKENRVICIDLLGHGHTGCLGYIHSMELMADAVEAVLKHLNIIEVTFVGHSMGGYVALAFAEKNSDALKGLCLMNSTSRADTEARKQNRDRAILAVKQNHKTFIRMAIANLFRPKNRTIFSKEIDSLKDEALLMPIQGIVAALEGMKIRKDRSFLLNHTPFHKMMIASKKDPVLNFDDSVDEVKNTDVEFIDFPDGHMSHIENNNLFLQAIMYFIEKI; from the coding sequence ATGAATCTGGAATACAAGGGTATTAACATTTTTTATACTGATAACGGCAAAGGGAACCCTGTTGTTTTTTTGCACGGTTTTTTAGAAACTTCTAAAATTTGGAATCCATTTATTTCTGAAATTTCAAAAGAGAATAGAGTTATTTGTATTGATTTATTGGGTCATGGCCATACAGGTTGTTTAGGCTATATTCATAGTATGGAATTAATGGCGGATGCTGTAGAGGCTGTTTTAAAGCATTTGAATATTATAGAGGTCACGTTTGTTGGGCATTCCATGGGTGGGTACGTTGCTTTAGCATTTGCAGAAAAAAATTCTGATGCTTTAAAAGGATTGTGCTTAATGAATTCTACTTCAAGAGCAGATACTGAAGCTCGTAAACAAAATAGAGATCGAGCTATTTTAGCTGTAAAACAAAACCATAAAACGTTTATACGAATGGCTATTGCAAATTTATTCAGACCAAAAAATAGAACAATTTTTTCCAAGGAAATCGATTCTTTAAAAGATGAAGCGCTGCTTATGCCAATTCAAGGAATAGTTGCAGCCTTAGAAGGTATGAAAATTAGAAAGGATAGATCGTTTCTTTTAAACCATACACCTTTTCATAAAATGATGATTGCTAGTAAAAAAGATCCTGTTTTAAATTTTGATGACTCCGTTGATGAAGTAAAAAATACCGATGTTGAATTTATTGATTTTCCCGATGGACATATGAGTCATATTGAAAATAACAACTTATTCTTACAGGCAATAATGTATTTCATCGAAAAAATATAA
- the thiL gene encoding thiamine-phosphate kinase has product MIEDKNQARTDLSDLGEFGLIDHLTKNFKINHSSTIKGIGDDAAVLKFNNKIVITTDLLIEGVHFDLSYVPLKHLGYKAVIVNLSDVYAMNAKATQITVSIAVSNRFPLEALEALYEGIETAAKIYDIDVIGGDTTSSTTGLLISVTAIGETENEVYRSEAKPNDLLVVTGDLGGAYMGLQVLEREKEVYKVNPNNQPDLEAYTYIIERQLKPEARKDIIKLLKDLNVKPSAMIDISDGLSSEIMHICKQSNVGCDLYEEKIPLDPQVISTCEEFNIDSTTVALNGGEDYELLFTIAQEDYPKIKANPNFSIIGHIKELTEGLHLITRANTKIPLKAQGWKNFNA; this is encoded by the coding sequence ATGATAGAAGATAAAAATCAAGCTCGTACAGATTTAAGTGATTTAGGTGAATTTGGACTCATAGATCATTTAACTAAAAATTTTAAAATTAATCACTCATCAACCATTAAAGGTATTGGTGATGACGCAGCTGTATTAAAATTTAATAATAAAATAGTTATTACTACAGATTTACTTATTGAGGGTGTTCATTTTGATTTGAGTTATGTGCCACTAAAACATTTAGGCTACAAGGCGGTAATTGTAAATCTGTCAGATGTTTATGCCATGAATGCTAAAGCAACTCAAATTACAGTATCTATTGCTGTTTCAAACAGATTCCCCTTAGAAGCACTTGAGGCTTTATATGAAGGTATTGAAACAGCTGCAAAAATTTATGACATTGATGTTATTGGAGGAGACACAACATCATCAACTACTGGATTATTAATTTCAGTTACCGCAATAGGCGAAACAGAAAACGAGGTTTACCGCTCTGAAGCAAAACCAAACGATTTACTAGTTGTAACAGGAGATTTGGGAGGCGCCTATATGGGCTTACAAGTATTGGAACGTGAAAAAGAAGTCTATAAAGTAAACCCAAACAACCAACCAGATTTAGAGGCATATACTTACATTATTGAGCGTCAACTCAAACCAGAAGCCCGTAAAGACATTATCAAATTATTAAAAGATTTAAATGTAAAACCTTCTGCCATGATTGATATTAGCGATGGATTATCCTCTGAAATTATGCATATATGCAAACAGAGTAATGTAGGTTGTGATTTATACGAAGAAAAAATACCATTAGACCCGCAAGTCATTTCTACTTGCGAAGAGTTTAATATTGACAGTACAACTGTGGCATTAAATGGCGGAGAAGATTATGAACTGTTGTTTACTATTGCTCAGGAAGATTATCCAAAAATTAAAGCAAATCCTAATTTTTCTATTATTGGACACATTAAAGAATTGACTGAGGGACTGCACTTAATAACAAGGGCAAACACAAAAATCCCTTTAAAAGCTCAAGGCTGGAAAAATTTTAATGCTTAA
- a CDS encoding HesB/IscA family protein, which yields MIKVSETAKKKVIELMQDDGYNPATDYVRVGVKSGGCSGLSYDLKFDKENQEDDKVFVDNDVRIIVDKKSFLYLIGTTLEYSGGLNGTGFVFNNPNANRTCGCGESFSL from the coding sequence ATGATAAAAGTTTCTGAAACAGCTAAAAAAAAAGTCATTGAGCTCATGCAAGATGATGGCTATAATCCTGCTACGGACTATGTTCGTGTAGGCGTAAAAAGCGGTGGTTGTTCTGGTTTGTCTTACGACTTAAAGTTTGATAAAGAAAATCAAGAAGACGATAAAGTTTTTGTAGATAATGATGTTAGAATCATAGTAGACAAGAAAAGCTTTTTGTATTTAATAGGCACTACCTTAGAATATTCAGGTGGGTTAAATGGAACAGGTTTTGTTTTTAATAACCCTAACGCAAACCGTACCTGTGGTTGTGGCGAATCGTTTTCATTGTAA
- the sufB gene encoding Fe-S cluster assembly protein SufB, which translates to MSKYTEDDLREELKTKEYEYGFYTDIESDTFPNGLNEDIVRAISKKKEEPQWMTDWRLEAFRVWEQMIEPEWANVHYKKPDFQGISYYSAPNSKPKYDSLDEVDPELLATFTKLGISIDEQKKLANVAMDVVVDSVSVATTFKKTLGEKGIIFMSISEAIKEHPELVKKYLGTVVPQKDNFYAALNSAVFSDGSFCYIPKGVKCPMELSTYFRINQAGTGQFERTLVIADEGSYVSYLEGCTAPSRDENQLHAAVVELIALDDAEIKYSTVQNWYPGNAEGKGGVFNFVTKRGLCEKNAKISWTQVETGSAVTWKYPSCVLKGDNSVGEFYSIAVTNNFQQADTGTKMIHLGKNTKSTIISKGISAGKSQNSYRGLVQISSRADNARNFSQCDSLLMGDECGAHTFPYIEAKNKTAKIEHEATTSKIGEDQIFYCNQRGIDTEKAIALIVNGFSKEVLNKLPMEFAVEAQKLLEISLEGSVG; encoded by the coding sequence ATGTCGAAGTATACCGAAGATGACTTACGCGAAGAATTAAAAACCAAAGAATATGAGTATGGTTTTTATACTGATATTGAATCAGATACGTTTCCTAATGGTTTAAATGAAGATATTGTGCGCGCTATTTCCAAGAAGAAAGAAGAGCCACAATGGATGACAGATTGGAGGCTGGAGGCTTTTCGTGTTTGGGAACAAATGATTGAGCCAGAATGGGCAAATGTACATTATAAAAAACCTGATTTCCAGGGTATTTCATATTATTCTGCACCAAATAGCAAGCCTAAATACGATAGTTTAGATGAGGTTGACCCTGAACTTTTAGCAACATTTACCAAGCTTGGTATTTCTATTGATGAGCAGAAAAAATTGGCAAATGTAGCCATGGATGTTGTAGTTGATTCTGTGTCAGTAGCTACTACATTTAAGAAAACTTTAGGTGAAAAAGGTATTATATTTATGAGTATATCAGAAGCTATTAAAGAGCATCCTGAACTTGTAAAAAAATATTTAGGTACAGTGGTGCCACAAAAAGACAATTTTTATGCGGCTTTAAATTCAGCTGTTTTTAGTGATGGTTCTTTTTGTTACATTCCAAAGGGTGTTAAATGTCCTATGGAGTTATCAACTTATTTCCGTATTAATCAAGCAGGAACCGGTCAATTTGAAAGAACCTTAGTTATTGCTGATGAAGGAAGTTATGTAAGCTATTTAGAAGGTTGTACCGCGCCAAGTCGTGATGAAAACCAATTGCATGCAGCTGTTGTTGAATTAATAGCTTTGGATGATGCCGAAATAAAATATTCAACTGTTCAAAACTGGTATCCAGGAAATGCAGAAGGTAAAGGAGGCGTTTTTAACTTTGTTACTAAACGTGGTTTGTGCGAGAAAAACGCAAAAATATCTTGGACTCAAGTAGAAACAGGTTCTGCTGTTACATGGAAATATCCAAGTTGCGTGTTAAAGGGTGATAATTCGGTAGGTGAATTTTATTCAATAGCTGTAACCAATAATTTCCAGCAAGCTGATACAGGAACAAAAATGATTCACTTGGGAAAAAACACTAAATCCACCATTATTTCAAAAGGAATTTCTGCAGGGAAATCTCAAAACAGTTATCGAGGATTGGTTCAAATAAGTTCCAGAGCTGATAATGCGCGTAATTTTTCGCAATGCGATAGTTTATTAATGGGTGATGAATGTGGCGCGCACACTTTTCCATATATTGAAGCAAAAAATAAAACTGCAAAAATTGAACACGAAGCTACAACTAGTAAAATTGGTGAAGACCAAATTTTCTATTGTAATCAACGTGGAATAGATACCGAAAAAGCCATAGCTTTAATTGTAAATGGTTTTAGTAAAGAAGTTTTAAACAAACTCCCTATGGAATTTGCTGTTGAAGCTCAAAAATTGTTAGAAATAAGTTTAGAAGGTTCTGTTGGGTAG
- the sufC gene encoding Fe-S cluster assembly ATPase SufC, with product MLKIDNLHASVEDKAILRGINLEVKAGEVHAIMGPNGSGKSTLASVVAGKEEYEVTQGQIEFLGEDINELAAEERAHKGVFLSFQYPVEIPGVSVTNFMKTAINETRKAKGLEEMPAKDMLKLIREKSELLEIDRKFLSRSLNEGFSGGEKKRNEIFQMAMLEPKLAILDETDSGLDIDALRIVANGVNKLKSKDNAVVVITHYQRLLDYIVPDFVHVLYNGRIVKSGGKELAHELEEKGYDWIKEEVNA from the coding sequence ATGTTAAAAATTGATAATTTACACGCAAGTGTTGAAGATAAAGCCATTTTAAGAGGCATAAACCTTGAAGTTAAGGCAGGTGAAGTACATGCTATTATGGGACCAAATGGTTCTGGAAAAAGTACTTTAGCTTCAGTGGTAGCAGGAAAAGAAGAATATGAAGTAACTCAAGGACAAATTGAGTTTTTGGGAGAAGATATTAATGAATTAGCCGCTGAAGAGCGAGCTCATAAAGGGGTGTTTTTATCATTTCAATATCCTGTTGAAATTCCAGGTGTTTCAGTTACCAATTTTATGAAAACTGCTATTAATGAAACACGTAAAGCAAAAGGATTAGAAGAAATGCCAGCAAAAGATATGCTTAAGTTAATTCGTGAAAAATCTGAGCTATTGGAAATAGACCGTAAATTTTTATCACGTTCATTAAATGAAGGTTTTTCAGGTGGAGAAAAGAAACGTAATGAAATTTTTCAAATGGCTATGTTGGAACCCAAATTAGCCATTCTTGATGAAACCGATTCTGGTTTGGATATTGACGCTCTTCGTATTGTTGCTAATGGTGTTAATAAACTAAAAAGTAAAGACAATGCGGTGGTAGTTATTACTCACTACCAACGTTTGTTGGATTATATTGTTCCAGATTTTGTGCACGTACTATACAATGGTCGTATAGTGAAATCTGGAGGAAAAGAATTAGCGCATGAGCTTGAAGAAAAAGGATACGATTGGATTAAAGAAGAAGTGAACGCATAA
- the sufD gene encoding Fe-S cluster assembly protein SufD, with translation MDLKEKLVSSFMAFEDSVDVDTYIHDVRSEAIKIFEEKGFPTKKEEAWKYTSLNSILKQDYSVFPKQENTIDYKDVKKYFIHDIDSYKIVFIDGKYSSHLSQTTHDGIDVCLMSSVLHKPKYRLIIENYFNKVATKDSLPSLNTAFAREGAYIHIPKNKVVEKPIQIIHFSTGNEAATMLQPRNLIVAEENSHVQIIERHQSLTDNPVFTNSVTEIFTNKRAIIDYYKIQNDNANASLIDNTFIKQKRESFASVHTFTFGGKLTRNNLNFYQNGERIDSTLKGVTIIGEKQHVDHNTLVHHIEPNCESHQDYKGIFGDNATGVFNGKIIVEKLAQKTNAFQANNNILVSDKASINTKPQLEIFADDVKCSHGCTIGQLDETAMFYMRSRGIPEKEAKALLMFAFSNNVMSSVKIPEIKQRITKIIANKLGVNIGFDL, from the coding sequence ATGGATTTAAAAGAAAAATTAGTATCATCATTTATGGCGTTTGAAGACAGTGTTGATGTAGACACTTATATTCATGATGTTAGATCTGAAGCTATAAAAATATTTGAAGAAAAAGGCTTTCCAACTAAAAAGGAAGAAGCTTGGAAGTATACCTCTTTAAATAGTATTTTAAAGCAGGATTATAGTGTGTTTCCAAAGCAAGAAAATACGATAGATTATAAGGATGTAAAAAAATATTTTATACATGATATAGATAGTTATAAAATTGTTTTTATTGATGGAAAGTATTCTTCTCATTTATCCCAAACCACACACGACGGTATTGATGTGTGTTTAATGTCATCTGTATTACACAAGCCTAAATACCGACTCATAATTGAAAACTATTTTAATAAAGTAGCAACAAAGGACAGCTTGCCATCGCTAAACACAGCATTTGCTCGTGAAGGTGCTTATATTCATATTCCAAAAAATAAGGTGGTTGAAAAACCCATTCAAATCATCCATTTTTCAACAGGAAATGAAGCTGCTACCATGCTTCAGCCTCGTAATTTAATAGTAGCCGAAGAAAATAGTCATGTGCAGATTATAGAGCGCCATCAAAGTTTAACAGACAATCCAGTATTTACAAATAGTGTTACTGAAATTTTTACAAACAAGCGCGCTATTATCGATTATTATAAAATTCAGAACGACAATGCTAATGCTTCATTGATAGATAATACCTTTATTAAGCAAAAAAGAGAAAGTTTTGCATCTGTGCATACATTTACTTTTGGAGGTAAATTAACGCGCAATAACCTCAATTTTTACCAAAATGGTGAGCGTATAGATTCAACTCTTAAAGGTGTAACAATTATTGGTGAAAAACAGCATGTTGATCATAATACATTAGTGCATCATATTGAACCAAATTGCGAAAGCCATCAAGATTATAAAGGTATTTTTGGAGACAACGCAACAGGCGTTTTTAATGGAAAAATAATTGTTGAAAAATTGGCACAAAAAACTAACGCATTTCAAGCTAATAACAATATTTTAGTAAGCGATAAAGCTAGTATAAATACCAAACCTCAATTGGAAATTTTTGCAGATGATGTTAAATGTTCCCACGGTTGTACTATCGGACAATTGGATGAAACGGCCATGTTTTATATGCGTTCTCGTGGCATTCCTGAAAAAGAAGCTAAGGCGCTATTAATGTTTGCTTTTAGTAATAATGTCATGAGTTCTGTTAAAATTCCAGAAATAAAACAACGCATTACTAAAATTATTGCCAATAAATTAGGTGTTAATATTGGTTTTGATTTATAA
- a CDS encoding aminotransferase class V-fold PLP-dependent enzyme: protein MFNVNDIRKDFPILSRKVNGKPLVYFDNAATSQTPQQVIGGIVDYYSNHNANIHRGVHTLSQEATDLYEQARQKIQVHFNAKFSHEIIFTSGTTHGINLVANGFSSLLKKGDEIIVSALEHHSNIVPWQMLCERTGATLKVIPMNDEGELVMTEFDIMLSENTKLIFVNHVSNALGTVNSIEYIIEKAHQVGAAVLIDGAQSSPHIKADVQKLNVDFYVASAHKMCGPTGVGVLYGKEEWLKKLPPYQGGGEMIAEVTFEKTTYAELPHKFEAGTPNICGGIAFGAAIDYMNAIGFEVIANYENELLEYATEELLKIEGLKIYGTSKHKTSVISFNLEGIHPYDVGTILDKLGIAVRTGHHCAQPIMDYFKIPGTVRASFSFYNTKAEIDTLVEGVKKAKMMLS from the coding sequence ATGTTCAATGTAAACGATATAAGAAAAGACTTCCCCATTCTTTCTCGAAAAGTAAATGGCAAACCCTTAGTGTATTTTGATAATGCAGCAACCTCGCAAACCCCGCAACAGGTTATAGGTGGTATTGTAGACTATTATTCAAACCATAACGCCAATATTCATCGTGGTGTGCATACATTAAGCCAAGAGGCAACTGACTTATACGAACAAGCCAGACAAAAAATTCAGGTACATTTCAATGCTAAATTTTCGCATGAAATCATATTTACTTCAGGTACCACTCATGGAATTAATTTAGTAGCCAACGGTTTTTCATCCTTATTAAAAAAGGGCGATGAAATAATAGTATCGGCTTTGGAGCACCATAGTAATATTGTACCTTGGCAGATGCTTTGCGAGCGTACGGGAGCTACTTTAAAAGTCATTCCAATGAATGATGAAGGAGAATTAGTGATGACTGAATTTGATATCATGTTGTCAGAAAATACTAAGCTGATTTTTGTTAATCACGTGTCAAATGCTTTAGGAACGGTAAATTCTATTGAATATATTATTGAAAAAGCACATCAAGTTGGTGCAGCAGTTTTAATTGATGGTGCGCAATCTAGTCCGCATATTAAAGCCGATGTTCAAAAACTAAATGTTGATTTTTATGTGGCTTCAGCTCATAAAATGTGTGGCCCAACAGGTGTTGGGGTGCTTTATGGAAAAGAAGAGTGGCTTAAAAAACTACCTCCCTATCAAGGTGGAGGCGAAATGATTGCTGAAGTGACTTTTGAGAAAACTACCTATGCGGAATTGCCACATAAATTTGAAGCAGGTACTCCAAACATTTGCGGAGGCATTGCTTTTGGCGCAGCTATTGATTATATGAATGCTATTGGTTTTGAGGTTATTGCAAATTATGAAAATGAGTTGCTCGAATATGCCACCGAGGAACTTTTAAAAATTGAAGGCTTAAAAATATACGGTACATCAAAACATAAGACATCTGTTATTTCATTCAATTTAGAAGGTATTCATCCCTATGATGTAGGCACTATTCTTGATAAACTAGGAATTGCTGTAAGAACAGGACACCATTGTGCCCAACCCATCATGGATTATTTTAAAATCCCTGGTACGGTTCGTGCTTCTTTTTCGTTCTATAATACCAAAGCAGAAATTGATACATTGGTAGAAGGCGTTAAAAAAGCAAAAATGATGCTGTCTTAA
- a CDS encoding SufE family protein: protein MSIEDIQNEIIDEFSMFEDWEERYQYMIDLGKDLPLIDDQYKTDSNIIKGCQSKVWVHAEMKDNKIVFTADSDAIITKGIIAILIRTFSNQQPKDIIEAETDFIDDIGLKEHLSPTRANGLVSMIRQLKMYAIAYQTQLN from the coding sequence GTGAGTATAGAAGACATTCAAAACGAAATAATAGACGAATTTTCAATGTTTGAAGATTGGGAAGAGCGTTATCAGTATATGATTGATTTAGGGAAAGATTTACCCTTAATTGACGACCAATACAAAACTGATAGTAACATTATAAAAGGTTGCCAAAGTAAAGTATGGGTACATGCCGAAATGAAAGACAATAAAATAGTATTTACTGCCGATAGTGATGCTATTATTACTAAAGGTATAATAGCTATTTTAATTCGTACATTTTCTAACCAGCAGCCAAAAGATATAATAGAAGCGGAAACCGATTTTATTGATGACATAGGACTAAAAGAACATTTATCACCTACCAGAGCCAACGGCTTAGTAAGTATGATAAGACAATTAAAAATGTATGCCATTGCATATCAAACGCAGTTAAATTAG
- a CDS encoding DUF59 domain-containing protein encodes MSDITIDTALLGEKIVNVLKTIYDPEIPVDIYELGLIYDVFVNEDYEVKILMTLTTPNCPVAETLPLEVEEKVKSLNEVKDAEVEITFDPPWTQELMSEEAKLELGML; translated from the coding sequence ATGAGCGACATAACAATAGATACAGCCTTATTAGGCGAAAAAATAGTAAATGTACTAAAAACAATTTACGACCCAGAAATTCCAGTAGACATTTATGAATTAGGATTGATTTACGATGTATTTGTAAACGAAGATTATGAGGTGAAAATATTAATGACTTTAACAACACCAAATTGCCCTGTGGCAGAAACGCTACCCTTGGAAGTTGAAGAAAAAGTAAAATCACTTAACGAGGTGAAAGATGCCGAAGTTGAAATTACTTTTGACCCGCCTTGGACTCAAGAATTAATGAGTGAAGAAGCCAAATTGGAATTGGGGATGCTATAA
- a CDS encoding ABC transporter ATP-binding protein, which produces MAKRTPKSLKDDKKTNLKSSFDALVYIPRFFKEIWQVNKKLFLLSAFCRLVGALLPVIILWIGKLIIDEIIHQTSIDIADYRQLWTYVAAEFALVILSDLISRAISLTDGLLGDKYNIATSVTIIKKTNQINISLLEDSEFYDKLERARTQTTNRVGLMSNVLGQAQSAISISTLVAGLIYFEPYLIILLVLSIIPSFINEIRFSQQQYSLARSWTSERRELDYLRFIGANDKTAKEIKLFGLTDFVVNRFKNLSEEYFELNKTLAIKRSALGFMFNVLGTLSYYGAYVFIIYRVLSGVITIGELTFLSGAFNRLTRNLQDFFAKFTRISESALYLKDYFDFIDISIVSKTKEDLELPKKIKQGFEFKNVYFSYPDSDVEILKGINFKLIAGEKMAFVGQNGAGKTTLTKLLLRFYEPTSGEILLDGVNINRFNKGKYQEFFGVIFQDFFRYEFTVKENIAIGNIDEIENQIKIETAAELSLANEVVSELKNGYNQQLGKRFSNGQELSGGQWQKVALARAYMKEAEVMILDEPTSALDAKAESDVFGRFIGLTEGKTSIIISHRFSTVRQADRILVLEHGKVLEIGTHEELMKNQSLYSELFSLQAEGYQ; this is translated from the coding sequence ATGGCAAAACGCACACCTAAATCATTAAAAGACGATAAGAAAACAAACTTAAAATCGTCGTTTGATGCTTTGGTTTACATTCCACGTTTTTTTAAAGAAATATGGCAAGTAAACAAAAAACTGTTTTTACTTTCTGCATTTTGTAGACTTGTTGGGGCCCTCCTTCCCGTTATAATTTTATGGATTGGAAAATTAATAATTGATGAAATTATTCATCAAACATCCATTGATATTGCGGATTACAGACAGCTTTGGACTTATGTAGCCGCAGAGTTTGCTTTGGTTATTCTTTCAGATTTAATTAGTAGAGCAATTTCACTCACCGATGGTCTGTTAGGAGATAAATACAACATCGCTACATCTGTAACTATTATTAAAAAAACCAATCAAATTAATATTAGTTTATTAGAAGATTCGGAGTTTTATGATAAATTAGAACGTGCCAGAACACAAACTACTAATCGTGTTGGACTTATGTCTAACGTGTTGGGGCAAGCTCAAAGTGCTATTTCAATTTCAACATTAGTAGCAGGTTTAATCTATTTTGAACCTTATTTGATTATTCTCTTAGTACTGAGTATCATTCCTTCATTTATAAATGAAATTCGTTTTAGCCAACAACAATACTCATTGGCAAGAAGTTGGACGTCCGAACGTAGAGAATTAGATTATTTGCGGTTTATTGGTGCTAACGATAAGACAGCTAAAGAAATAAAGCTTTTTGGTTTAACAGATTTTGTTGTTAATCGCTTTAAAAACTTATCTGAAGAATATTTTGAACTTAATAAAACACTAGCTATAAAGCGATCTGCTTTAGGTTTTATGTTTAATGTTTTGGGTACATTAAGTTATTATGGAGCTTACGTTTTTATCATTTATCGGGTGCTTTCGGGAGTTATCACTATTGGCGAACTTACATTTTTATCAGGTGCTTTTAATCGTTTAACACGAAATCTTCAAGATTTCTTTGCAAAATTTACACGTATTTCAGAAAGTGCTTTATATCTAAAAGATTATTTTGATTTTATTGATATTTCTATCGTTTCAAAAACAAAAGAAGATTTAGAACTACCAAAAAAAATAAAGCAAGGTTTTGAATTTAAAAATGTATATTTTTCATATCCAGATTCTGATGTTGAAATTTTAAAAGGGATCAATTTTAAACTAATAGCAGGAGAAAAAATGGCTTTTGTGGGGCAAAATGGTGCTGGAAAAACAACACTTACTAAATTATTATTGCGTTTTTACGAACCTACATCGGGTGAAATTTTACTTGATGGTGTTAATATAAATCGTTTTAATAAGGGTAAATATCAAGAGTTTTTTGGTGTTATTTTTCAAGATTTCTTTAGATATGAGTTCACAGTAAAAGAAAATATTGCCATTGGAAATATTGATGAAATTGAAAATCAAATTAAAATTGAAACCGCAGCAGAATTGAGTTTGGCTAATGAGGTGGTATCCGAATTAAAAAATGGCTACAACCAACAATTAGGTAAACGTTTCTCAAATGGTCAAGAGCTTTCAGGAGGTCAATGGCAAAAAGTAGCCTTAGCACGTGCCTATATGAAGGAGGCAGAAGTTATGATTTTAGATGAGCCCACATCTGCATTAGATGCCAAAGCAGAAAGCGACGTGTTTGGTAGGTTTATTGGATTAACTGAAGGTAAAACAAGTATTATTATTTCACATAGATTTAGTACTGTAAGGCAAGCCGATAGGATTTTGGTTCTTGAACACGGCAAGGTTCTAGAAATAGGCACCCACGAAGAATTAATGAAAAATCAATCCCTATATTCCGAATTGTTTTCATTGCAAGCCGAAGGTTACCAATAA
- a CDS encoding DUF2480 family protein, with product MADEIINRVANSKLITVNLEDYYPKGERVLFDIKDWLFEGFVLREKDFRNQVSEFDWSQYQDSFVALTCSSDAIIPGWAYMLISIQLQPFVKKTVIGNLVTLETSIYQDVINNLNISEFAGKLIIIKGCSKKPVPENAYVMLANKLQPLVKSIMYGEACSSVPLYKKNK from the coding sequence ATGGCAGACGAAATCATAAACCGCGTAGCGAACAGTAAATTAATCACCGTAAACCTTGAGGATTATTATCCTAAAGGTGAGCGCGTATTGTTTGATATTAAAGATTGGCTTTTTGAAGGCTTTGTGCTGCGCGAAAAGGATTTTAGAAATCAAGTTTCTGAATTTGATTGGAGTCAATATCAAGACAGTTTTGTAGCTTTAACTTGTAGTAGTGATGCTATAATTCCTGGCTGGGCCTATATGTTAATAAGTATCCAATTGCAGCCTTTTGTAAAAAAAACGGTCATTGGTAATTTGGTAACCTTAGAAACTTCCATCTATCAAGATGTAATAAATAATCTCAACATTTCCGAATTTGCAGGTAAGCTTATTATTATAAAAGGATGTTCTAAAAAACCAGTACCAGAAAACGCCTATGTTATGCTTGCAAATAAATTACAACCCCTTGTAAAATCCATTATGTATGGTGAGGCCTGTTCTTCTGTTCCTCTTTATAAAAAAAACAAATAA